In bacterium, the DNA window TACGAAGTGGAAAAGAAAGCGAGAATCGAACTTGAAGAATTGGACAAAGCCAAAGACCAGTTTATCCTCACCACCCAGCACCACCTCCGCACTCCGCTCACAATTGTCAAAGGATTCATTGAACTGTCGTTGGATGAGAAAATCACGGACCGGATGCGGACGTACCTCCAGAAGGCAAACGAAAGCACATTGCGCATGACCGATCTTGTCAATGAATTTTTGAATGTTTCAAAACAACAAAACAGTAGCCTTAATTTCAACCGGGAGGCGGTGAACGTTGCCACCCTGTTGTCGGAACTTAAGTCGGAACTTGTGACCGAACTTGAGAAAAAACACCTTGCGTTCAATATTTCGTTTACGCCGGAGGCGTCTGCCGCCCAAGTGTTTGTGGAAAAGAAATCGACACGTATGGCATTTTTTAATCTTGTCGATAACGCCATAAAATATACCCTCTCGGGGTCAATTTCCATTGAAGGAGTAATCACCCTTCATCCCATTGAAAAGACAAAGCGCTTACGAATAAAAATTATTGATACGGGAATCGGTGTTTCCGATAAAGACCTTCCGAAACTTTTTAGCCGTTTTTTTGAACAGGGCGAGGAAGCGCAACTTATAAATACAACAGGGAAGGGTATCGGGCTTGCTTTCTCAAAAAATGTCATTAATGCCTACGAAGGAAATATTTCGGCGGAGTCGGAAGGCCCGGGAAAAGGGACGACATTTATCATTGAATTGCCGGTAATGTAAACCATGCATCAATACGCGCTTATTTATATCATCTCTCTTGTTACAAACGTCGTTGCGGGCGGTGTGGGAGCGCTGTTCCTCTTCTTTACCGCATATGACAACATAGTAGCCCGCGCTTTCGGCCGTATTCCGATCGGTCTTG includes these proteins:
- a CDS encoding HAMP domain-containing sensor histidine kinase codes for the protein YEVEKKARIELEELDKAKDQFILTTQHHLRTPLTIVKGFIELSLDEKITDRMRTYLQKANESTLRMTDLVNEFLNVSKQQNSSLNFNREAVNVATLLSELKSELVTELEKKHLAFNISFTPEASAAQVFVEKKSTRMAFFNLVDNAIKYTLSGSISIEGVITLHPIEKTKRLRIKIIDTGIGVSDKDLPKLFSRFFEQGEEAQLINTTGKGIGLAFSKNVINAYEGNISAESEGPGKGTTFIIELPVM